The genomic window TTGATTTTCGTGTTTTTGGGGACTGTTGTCGCCCGCTGCATCAATCGAATCGCTTCCTCGTAGTTCCTGCCAGGCATATCAACATGGTTCTTCGACATGCACGAGGATGCTTACTCATTTCTCAACTCCATCTCAGCCCACTCGCACCAAACCTCTGCTAATTCATCAACCGCCTTGAAAGGCACTTTGACCGCCCGCTCAAAGATCTTCCTCGCTTGCTTCAAATCAGGCTCATTCTTTGGCTCTCCATTGTCGTCCTTgcttcctccttcttcataGAACTTGGCAAAGTTGACATACAAGGGGTAGAGAGGTCCGGTGGCTTTTCGGGGGTTGATAATATCGAGTGCCTTGACGTACGTTTCAACGACTTTGGCGTCATCATTGCCATGAAGGGCGATACGCTTTTCCCACTCGACAACTTCGTTCGGGTTTCGACGGAGGAGCACATCGTTGACAAGGAATGGTCGGCGGTCCATTAACTCCTCGAAACTCTTCATTCGCTCATCCAACTCCTGTTCAGTCTCTTCTGCGTCAAagtcttcatcttcaaggttATCCTCGTCAGCAAGAGCGTCCATGAGTGTGGAGATCATGGTCTCCGAAAATTCGGCGTAGGCGTCGAAAATCTGGGTGAAGTCTCGAATAGTCACCACAGCTGCAAGACCCTTCTCAAACGTCGCAGAGGCCCTTTCAAATTCTCCTTTCTTAATCCAATAGGTAGCCAAACCGGTCCACAATCGACCAGCTTGGTCCTTATAAACCTGGAGACCATCTCTCTCGACGATACCTTCCACATCAAGTAGCCGAGAGTTTGATGGATCGGTATCTTCATCGTAGGTCAATTGAGTGGGAGCTTGGGCTGATGTGGCATTGGTAGGTTTGAAGAGTTTTCCTTGCTCAAGTGGGACAGGGGGTCCTGCAATGCGCATCAGACGGCCGTTGACGCTAGCAGGCTCTTCCTGAGACTGCTGCTCCTGTTCTTCAACCGGCGGCTGCTCCCCGTCAACCTTTTCCTCCACTGCACGTTTTGTCTTTTGCAACTCGAGTGTTTCCTCTTCGTCCATACCGGTCTGATCGGCATACTTTTCCACGAGCTCCAAAAAGTCGACAAACAGTTGGTAAGGAGATTTGCCTTCCAGAGAAGAGTAGAGATTTTGTTGGGCACGACGAGCgatggaaagaagataTTTGGCAGCCGCGAGAGGACGAGGCTCATCAGCTTCGAGGAGATATGTGATGTGTCGTTCTGTTAAGCTCGGATCGACCTGGGTCGGACGTCAACATCAATCATAATGGAGAGAACAAACAATAACTGACCTTGAGGTACCTTCTCCAGACTCTCTCACCAGCGTCTCCGCCAATAACCTCGGCCCAGCGGAGATACAGGCCCCAGACCCTTCCGTGCAGACTGGGAGGCAATGTCCTCAACGCCCTATCAAATGTCCTCCTCGCGTACGAGCCGTTCTTGAAAACAGAAGGACATTTAGGATGCAACAAGACGCCCAAATGAAGAAGCCATGGAATTGGCAAGTTGGGAAGACACATGATCATCCTTTCACCAGCCGCAATCAAGCTTCTCCATTCGGCATAACCGACCACGGGGTCAAGACCACCTGTCCACTCGTGGGCTTCTTCGGCTCCGTCTAAGAGCTCTCGAACGTTGGTCTTGTACGCGGCACCGCGCTTGGCCTGCTGAGATCGCGCTTCTTTGGCATCATTGGTAAGTTCCCCTAGCACGTAGGATTGGCGGGTAAGGTAATACGCTTTCCAGAGCTTGTAGCTGGTTGGGAAAACGGCGATGGCTCGCTCGTAGATTGATACCAATCGCTGCAATCCGTCTCGCGCATTCTTGCTCGCCAATGGCCCAAGGATCTCTTCCTCGGGGGAAATCACGCCACTCTTGGCAGGCTCATTGGCAGCAATTTTTTCCTTAACGTTGTGGATGTAGGAAAGCCATGAACGGAGGTTTTCCGGGTTGTGCAGGAGGTCTTCTTCGACAGGGAGGTCTGCGGGAGGGATGAGGTGTGGATGGGTGATGGGGGTGGGGATGGGGAGCGTGAGTGGGAAGTAGGACGTAAGGGTGTCTACGAGGGATGTGGATGCCATGGTGTTCGGCTCCAAGTTTTTTAACGGATATGTATCGGATGGCTTGTTCAGTGTAGCGGTCGTTGTATGGCATTTGCCAAATCCCTCTCAGATAATCTCGACGGGATCAAATCTATCCCACTCATTCTTCTCTATCACCGATGCGCTTGAAACATCTCTGTCCCTAATCATTCTATGCATGCGCAGATGTAATGCCCCCACGCAAAATGCCTATCGCCAGGGCTGCCATACAAGCAACTATAGAGCgcatctcttccatcccTGAATCCTTCTCTTTAATAGACGCCGATGACAACTGGCCCTTCTCCCGCGATTCTCAGTCGGGAATACATCTTGCCATACTCGACTCTTCATTCAATCCGCCTACATTGGCCCACCAAGCAATCATATCATCTTCTTGTCCAGGAAAGGGCAAGCCCTATAGCGCACGCCTGCTTCTATACACTCCCAAAAATGCTGCCAAAACACCCACTATTAGCGATGCTACTCCCCTCCAACGTCTTGAGATGATGTCTCTGCTCTCTTCATCCCTTCGCTCTCTTCAAACTTCCAAATCCCAACCAGAAAGTATCGCAACAGCTCTCATACACGCACCCACCTTTGCCGCCAAAGCGTCCATACTGCGTTCCTATCTTGTCAACGAGCTCAATCTCGGACTGAGAGGCGAAGAAGCTGAGCTGAGCTTTTTGGTAGGGATGGATACTTTGGTGCGGATATTCGATCCAAAGTACTATCCTGAAGGAGAGATGCAAACCAAATTGGAAGGgttcttcctccctcctccAAGGGGTGCAGGCGCAAATCTTGTCTCTGCGCGACGTGGGACAACTCTTGCGGACAGAGAGTTTGAAGAGAATCTTTTAAAGAGAGATGACGTTAAGCCGTGGGTAGACAATGGGAAAATAAGGGTGCTCGGTGATGGTCATGGCGGCTGGGAAGACGTCAGCAGTACACTCGTTCGAGAGTGTGTAAGAGAAGGTGATTGGGAGAGTGTTAACAAGCTGTTAGGAGAAGGAGTGAGCAGGTATATTCAGAAAGAGGGGTTGTACGCTGTTTCCAGTTAATTAGTCAATACTATGCTAGATGCCACCCATGCAGTGTAAAATAGAGTACAAACACAATATCCATTATTGCCCAAAAAAGAAGTCTACTCTcccatcatcctcttcaacaAGTTGGCTGCTTCCTTCTTACTCTCCATTTTCCCGCCCCATTTCATCTCTTCAATCCCCCAGAATCCATCCCTGACATCGACCCTGATCCCCTTGAATCTCGCTACCAGCACTTCTGGCACTTGCACGCCCCAAACCTCCATATCCTTCATCACACCCACAATCTCCTTTCCAACGTCTTCCCTCAGCGGCTTTTCAGGCATATCCAAACCCCAACGCTTCCAGCAGCACTTGATCAATGCCTCAAAGTATTTTTGCCCTTTGGCACCCTCCATTTCACTCTCATCTACCCATCCATCTTCCCATCGGCCTTTGACAGACTCATGCACCTTTATGCCCAAGAAACCAACGGCCAGACCGGGAGGAAGCCGCTCAGAGCCTCGGGGGAGACAAAGACCCTTGATGATCGAGGCCTTCCCagatgaaggaaagaaggaatgttgcgagaaaagaaggaggacTGTGGTAAAGAATTCTTGTGGAAGTCGGAGGCTAGAAGGAAGTGCAGACAGTTCTGGATGTTCCTCCTCCATTTCCTTCCATGCGACACCTTCCTCATACAACCCGACATTGTAAATTCTCTGACCGAGACCGGTCTTGCCGGCTTTCTCCATCCCCCTAAGAAGAGCTACCCATATATCAGGTGTCAAGCGTACCGACTTTGGACGACCATTCTCGCCAAGTTCAATAGCTTGAGACTCAAAATCGTCTGGTGAGGGGGTAGTGGTGGGGCCACGCGAGTGAGCGAGGTACGGTATAAGGGTATATACAAGAGACGTGAGGCGAGAGAATTGGGAAGATGCGGTAAGGTGGGAGATGAGCGCGACAAGGGACGATTCGTTGGCTTCCGGGCCTGCGTCTTGTTCACCATCCTTGTTTGATAAAGCCAGATCAAACTGAATCTTGTTACCGACCGTTTCTACCTTGCTTTTGGAGAAGAATTCTCTCTTATCCATCCTACCCACATCGCCTAAACTTCCAAACAACATTTTCCCGGCATCATCTGCCAACTTGTTCTCCTTTAGCCTTGACGCGCCTCCCAAAATAATATTCCAGGTTGATGGGCTGCCTTTCCCAAGTTTGAATACACTTTTCATGTACAACATCAAAGCGTTGAGCATGTTGGGTGCCTTGAGTATGCGGAAAGCGTAGGAGAGGAGGATACTGCAAGACGAGAGCGTAAGCGGTGGGAGTTTGTAAGGGCTGTCTATAGGCAAAGTCGGGGGAGGAGCGACCGCGACAGAGGTTTCTTTGGACTCGGGTATAGGTAGGCCCGGGGTAGTTGCCCTCTCCGCATTTTGAGCTGCCGCGATCAAACGCATACTCTCCGCCGAGATGGGCGGACTCCAAAGCAAACTCATCAACATTACATGCATTTGCGTGAACGCCGTGTAAGCCCATTCATCCTGCTCGGGTTTGTCCGCCATACTCTCCGGGTAAACATCCGGCTTGAACGGCGCGGTATGGCATGCTTTGAGTAGCGGGCCAAGAGCCAAGATGGGGAGCGTACGGGAGAGTACAGTGTTTGCCAAGATGGCGAGGGCGCGCATGGAAGAGGCGAATTCGTGTGGAGATGTTTTGGAAGGATCAAGTTGGAGAGAGTTGACAATGTTGTTTAAGAGTGAAGAGTGTGGAGCGGGGACGACGGATGGTGGGGATGTAGCGAGAGGTACAGGAAAGTTGCGCATCTTTTCGGGCAAGGCGAGGTGTCGCGGGTGCCAAAGATCAAGACGATCGTGAGGTGAAAGAACTTCACCTGGCCAACGCCATGTTCGCACACCTGTCCACCACCTTCCGCCatctcccttcttccatcctctGGGAGGCCCACCACCTGGGTGGAATTCTTCGGGGTTCGCACCTTCCGCTACACGTCCTTCTGTAACCCACTCTTCAACAAGGCCAGTGTAAATTTTGGCTGCTAAATGAGGCTGTCCCTCGTCACAACATGAAGAAATGATAAGTTCATATAGTTCCGGCGTTCGAGGGTAGCGCATGTCTTGCAGGATGTCGAGGATATCAAGTAAAGTTTGAAGACGAGGAGCGGGCGGGGGAGATCTTTGTTCGGCGATTGTAGGCTGGAGATTAGGAGCGATCGATCGATGCTTAGAAGACGCCTTGCGCATATGGAAAATTGAGCGGCTTCCAAACAAGATACGAAGTGTTTTGGGGTTGACGACCCGACGACGAGCCATTCGCGGAGTACCCTGCAAAGCTTGAAGGACGATGGCCGATGCAAGATTGCCCTTTTTCTCCTGGATGAGGTGATGCACGATGGTATGCAACTCGAGACGCGACAGCGAAGGAACAACCTCATTTGTCCTCACTTGAGTCTTTTCTGCTGTTCCCTCTATTGACCTGAGAAGTGAGGCCATAAAGGCTTGCGGCGCGGCATAACTGCCATGGGACAAGGTGCTCAACTTTTCTCGCAGAACTCTGGCAGCTTCATGACCTTGTGCTCGGTTAATGAATGAGTGGCTCGGAGGCCGGTACGGTATCCTGGATGGTCCTGCGCCGTACGCGACACCGTACGGCACTCTATGCTCCTCTTCAAGGGCATGAGCAAACGCTGCAGAGGACGAGGT from Cryptococcus gattii WM276 chromosome E, complete sequence includes these protein-coding regions:
- a CDS encoding spliceosome complex protein, putative (Similar to TIGR gene model, INSD accession AAW43409.1~Cell cycle control protein cwf3), whose translation is MASTSLVDTLTSYFPLTLPIPTPITHPHLIPPADLPVEEDLLHNPENLRSWLSYIHNVKEKIAANEPAKSGVISPEEEILGPLASKNARDGLQRLVSIYERAIAVFPTSYKLWKAYYLTRQSYVLGELTNDAKEARSQQAKRGAAYKTNVRELLDGAEEAHEWTGGLDPVVGYAEWRSLIAAGERMIMCLPNLPIPWLLHLGVLLHPKCPSVFKNGSYARRTFDRALRTLPPSLHGRVWGLYLRWAEVIGGDAGERVWRRYLKVDPSLTERHITYLLEADEPRPLAAAKYLLSIARRAQQNLYSSLEGKSPYQLFVDFLELVEKYADQTGMDEEETLELQKTKRAVEEKVDGEQPPVEEQEQQSQEEPASVNGRLMRIAGPPVPLEQGKLFKPTNATSAQAPTQLTYDEDTDPSNSRLLDVEGIVERDGLQVYKDQAGRLWTGLATYWIKKGEFERASATFEKGLAAVVTIRDFTQIFDAYAEFSETMISTLMDALADEDNLEDEDFDAEETEQELDERMKSFEELMDRRPFLVNDVLLRRNPNEVVEWEKRIALHGNDDAKVVETYVKALDIINPRKATGPLYPLYVNFAKFYEEGGSKDDNGEPKNEPDLKQARKIFERAVKVPFKAVDELAEVWCEWAEMELRNENYEEAIRLMQRATTVPKNTKINYYDDNIPPQSRLFKSLKLWSYYSDLEESIGTVESTKAVYDKIMELKIANAQVIVNYATFLEENKYFEESFKVYERGIELFHFPIAFEIWNIYLSKFVKRYGGKKLERARDLFEQALENCPEKFCKPLYLMYAKLEEEHGLAKRAMGIYDRAASTVQDSDKFEMYTIYIAKATANFGLPATRPIYERALESLPDKQTAEMCRRFARMERKLGEIDRARAIYAHASQFCDPRVEPEFWQEWNDFEIDTGSEDTFREMLRIKRAVQASFNTETSFIAAQAAAASKGTEKPTDASAQEAQEAADPMAAMERELNAVGADGARKGGAPAFVASTLNKTNANGIDEGGKEAGEVANPDAIVMDEDEF
- a CDS encoding uncharacterized protein (Similar to TIGR gene model, INSD accession AAW43411.1); this translates as MPPRKMPIARAAIQATIERISSIPESFSLIDADDNWPFSRDSQSGIHLAILDSSFNPPTLAHQAIISSSCPGKGKPYSARLLLYTPKNAAKTPTISDATPLQRLEMMSLLSSSLRSLQTSKSQPESIATALIHAPTFAAKASILRSYLVNELNLGLRGEEAELSFLVGMDTLVRIFDPKYYPEGEMQTKLEGFFLPPPRGAGANLVSARRGTTLADREFEENLLKRDDVKPWVDNGKIRVLGDGHGGWEDVSSTLVRECVREGDWESVNKLLGEGVSRYIQKEGLYAVSS
- a CDS encoding Hypothetical Protein (Similar to TIGR gene model, INSD accession AAW43413.1), which codes for MLRRIRIRLNSADSPRRTSSSAAFAHALEEEHRVPYGVAYGAGPSRIPYRPPSHSFINRAQGHEAARVLREKLSTLSHGSYAAPQAFMASLLRSIEGTAEKTQVRTNEVVPSLSRLELHTIVHHLIQEKKGNLASAIVLQALQGTPRMARRRVVNPKTLRILFGSRSIFHMRKASSKHRSIAPNLQPTIAEQRSPPPAPRLQTLLDILDILQDMRYPRTPELYELIISSCCDEGQPHLAAKIYTGLVEEWVTEGRVAEGANPEEFHPGGGPPRGWKKGDGGRWWTGVRTWRWPGEVLSPHDRLDLWHPRHLALPEKMRNFPVPLATSPPSVVPAPHSSLLNNIVNSLQLDPSKTSPHEFASSMRALAILANTVLSRTLPILALGPLLKACHTAPFKPDVYPESMADKPEQDEWAYTAFTQMHVMLMSLLWSPPISAESMRLIAAAQNAERATTPGLPIPESKETSVAVAPPPTLPIDSPYKLPPLTLSSCSILLSYAFRILKAPNMLNALMLYMKSVFKLGKGSPSTWNIILGGASRLKENKLADDAGKMLFGSLGDVGRMDKREFFSKSKVETVGNKIQFDLALSNKDGEQDAGPEANESSLVALISHLTASSQFSRLTSLVYTLIPYLAHSRGPTTTPSPDDFESQAIELGENGRPKSVRLTPDIWVALLRGMEKAGKTGLGQRIYNVGLYEEGVAWKEMEEEHPELSALPSSLRLPQEFFTTVLLLFSQHSFFPSSGKASIIKGLCLPRGSERLPPGLAVGFLGIKVHESVKGRWEDGWVDESEMEGAKGQKYFEALIKCCWKRWGLDMPEKPLREDVGKEIVGVMKDMEVWGVQVPEVLVARFKGIRVDVRDGFWGIEEMKWGGKMESKKEAANLLKRMMGE